In Pseudomonas sp. LRP2-20, the genomic window CGTTGACCAATGCCACATCGGCAAGCGCCGCCGCCCCCAGTGGGTTATCGCCGTGTTTGCGCAACCAGGCCTGGATCTTGGCGCGGAACTGGGCCTTGCGGCTCCAGTAGTGGTGAATGACGTCGGTGCATTCGGCCAGCTCCATCTTGCGGTAAGCGGCCACTGCCAGGCAGAACTCTTCGAGTGTGTAGGCGGTGCGGGCCAACGGATAGAACTCGTCCATCATGGCAATGGAGCGGTCCAGGACATCGCTGTCCTCGGCACACAGGCCAATCACGCCCGAGTTGACCAGTGGCATCTGGCGGTCGGCCAGGCCGCGAGACTCGAGAATGCTGAGCAGGTTCGTGTACAGCAGGCACTTCTGATTCTCGCCATAACGCGCGCCAATGGCGTTGCACAGCATAGTGCCGGGCTTGACCCGCTGGAACAGTTGCAGCGGTGACTTGCGGAAGAAGGTATCGGTGTCGATCAGTACGGCCTGAGGATGTTGCTGCAGCACTTGGCGCATCAGCACATGCTTGCTGCGAAAGTGATAGCCGTGGGGTTGGTTCCAGGCCTTGCGGGTTGCCTCGTCGAGCAGATGAACGGTCACCGGCAGATTGCCGTAAGGCTCGGCATTGTCGGTATAGACCTGGATATCGATGGCCGGTTTGGCGATGTCGCCCAGGCGGGCCAGCGCGCTGACGATGCTGAAGCAGGCTTCCTGGTGGTAGGTCGCCGGGCCAAACGCCAGATACACGAGCTGAGGACGTGATGGCAGGAAATGTTGCATTGCAGTCGAGACCTGTCAGAGCCAGAAAGTAATCAAGGCCCTAGTCTACGACTAAAGCCTCAATCGTTTCTGAATCCGATGATGCCAAAAAGTTTCAGCGTGGCAGCTTCAGATTGTTCCAGATCGCCAGGCTCGCCTCGGCCTGGTTGAGGGTGTAGAAGTGCAGGCCCGGTGCGCCGCCTTGCAGCAATTGCTCGCACATGCGGGTGATGACTTCCTCGCCAAAGGCCTGGATGCTCGCCGTGTCGTCGGCGTAGGCTTCCAGTTGCTTGCGGATCCAGCGCGGGATCTCGGCGCCGCAGGCATCGGAGAAACGCGCCAGTTTGCTGTAGTTGGTGATCGGCATGATGCCGGGCACCACTGGAATGTCCACGCCCAGTTTCTGCGCGCGCTCGACGAAGTAGAAGTAGCTGTCGGCGTTGAAGAAGTACTGGGTGATGGCGCTGTCGGCACCGGCCTTGACCTTGTGCACGAAGTTGGCCAGGTCGATTTCGAAGTTGCGCGCCTGCGGGTGCATTTCCGGGTAGGCGGCTACTTCCAGGTGGAAGTGGTCGCCGGTTTCCTGGCGGATGAACTCGACCAGGTCGCTGGCATAACGCAGTTCACCACTGGCCATGCCCATGCCCGACGGCAGGTCGCCACGCAGGGCGACGATGCGCTTGATGCCTGCGGCCTTGTACTCGGCCAGCAGGGCGCGCAGCTCATCCTTGGTGTCGCCGACGCACGACAGGTGCGGTGCGGCCGGGACCTTCACTTCGCTTTCCAGCTGCAGCACGGTGTTCAGCGTGCGATCGCGGGTGGAGCCACCGGCACCATAGGTGCAGGAGAAGAAGTCCGGGTTGTACGCGGCCAGCTGGCGGGCAACGCCCATCAGTTTTTCATGGCCGGCGTCGGTCTTGGTTGGGAAGAACTCGAAACTGTAACGGCGATCTTGGGACATCAGGCGTTCCTCGAGCAGCAAACCTCAAGCAGCAAGCTGCAAGTAAAAGCCAGATCGGTGATGGCCGATCTGGCTTGGGCATCGTTCAGGTTTCGGCGTTGGAGCTGGTCGCTCCAAGCCCGCCGCTTAGTAGCGGTAGGCGTGCGGCTTGAACGGGCCTTCGACGGTCACGCCGATGTACTCGGCCTGTTGCGGGGTCAGCTGGGTGACCACGCCACCGAAGCCGCGGACCATTTCCAGGGCCACTTCTTCGTCGAGTTTCTTCGGCAGCACTTCCACGGTCAGGCGTTCGGCTTTCTTGGCGGCTGGCAGTTCGGCGAACTTCTGCTCGAACAGGAAGATCTGCGCCAGCACCTGGTTGGCGAACGAACCGTCCATGATGCGGCTTGGGTGGCCAGTGGCGTTGCCCAGGTTCACCAGGCGGCCTTCGGCCAGCAGGATCAGGTAGTCGTCGTTCTGCGGGTCGAAGGTGCCCGCGCCGGTGCGGTGGATCTTGTGAACCTGTGGCTTGACCTCTTCCCATGCCCAGTTCTTGCGCATGAAGGCAGTGTCGATTTCGTTGTCGAAGTGGCCGATGTTGCAGACCACGGCACGCTTCTTCAGGGCCTTGAGCATGTTGGCGTCGCAGACGTTGACGTTACCGGTGGTGGTGACGATCAGGTCGATACGGCCCAGCAGGTCGCTGTTGATGCCGGCTTCGGTACCGGTGTTGATGCCGTCCTTGAACGGCGAAACGACTTCGAAGCCGTCCATGCAGGCCTGCATGGCGCAGATCGGATCGACTTCGGTGACCTTGACGATCATGCCTTCCTGGCGCAGCGACTGGGCCGAGCCCTTGCCCACGTCACCGTAGCCGATCACCAGGGCTTGCTTGCCCGACAGCAGGTGGTCGGTGCCACGCTTGATGGCATCGTTCAGGCTGTGACGGCAGCCGTACTTGTTGTCGTTCTTGCTCTTGGTGACCGAGTCGTTGACGTTGATCGCCGGGACTTTCAGCTCGCCCTTGGCCAGCATGTCCAGCAGGCGGTGCACGCCAGTGGTGGTTTCTTCGGTCACGCCGTGGATTTTTTCCAGCATGGCCGGGTATTTCTTGTGCAGGATCTCGGTCAGGTCACCACCGTCGTCCAGCACCATGTTGGCGTCCCAAGGCTGGCCATCTTTCAGGATGGTCTGCTCGATGCACCACTCGTATTCCTGCTCGGTTTCACCTTTCCAGGCGAACACCGGGATGCCGGCGGCGGCGATGGCGGCAGCGGCCTGGTCCTGGGTGGAGAAGATGTTGCACGACGACCAGCGGACTTCGGCGCCCAGGGCGACCAGGGTCTCGATCAGCACGGCAGTCTGGATGGTCATGTGGATGCAGCCGATGATCTTCGCGCCCTTGAGCGGTTGCTCGGCTTGGTACTTGCGGCGCAGGCCCATCAGTGCGGGCATTTCCGATTCGGCGATGATGACTTCCTTGCGGCCCCAGTCGGCCAGGGAAATGTCGGCGACCTTGAAGTCGGAAAAACCAGCAGGCGTGTTTACAGCGCTCATGAGAGCCTCCATTCGTAGTGTGCGAATGGGCGCCGTTGTGCGTTGAGCGTCCGCTTCAGCGGACAACGCCCCAACCGAGCCTGACAGGCCGAGCCTGCTGCAGCGCCCCTCGGATGGGTGGCGGGATGGCCGCCACTGCGGGCAGCCATGTGAATCGGCAGCGATTATAGCCGTGGCTGTGTGACACACCCAAGGCTTTCTGTCGATTTATCGCGACGATAGTCGATGTTCAATGGAGCACTGGCGGCCGCTCTGCCATCATTACTCCACGTTAGCCAAGCAGGTCAGGAGTACAGATGAACTTTCACACCCGCAAATGGGTAAAACCCGAAGACCTCAACCCCAACGGCACGCTGTTCGGCGGCAGCCTGCTGCGCTGGATCGACGAAGAAGCGGCGATCTACGCGATTGTCCAGCTGGGCAACCAGCGCGTGGTGACCAAGTACATGTCGGAGATCAACTTCGTCAGTGCCTCGCGCCAGGGCGATATCATCGAGCTGGGCATCACTGCCACCGAGTTTGGCCGTACCTCGATCACCCTCAAGTGCGAAGTGCGTAACAAAATCACCCGCAAGGCCATCCTGACCGTGGACAAGATGGTCTTCGTCAATCTCGGCGATGATGGCTTGCCGGCGCCACACGGGCGTACCGAGATCAAGTACATCCAGGACCAGTTCCCGGACTCTG contains:
- the metF gene encoding methylenetetrahydrofolate reductase [NAD(P)H], translated to MSQDRRYSFEFFPTKTDAGHEKLMGVARQLAAYNPDFFSCTYGAGGSTRDRTLNTVLQLESEVKVPAAPHLSCVGDTKDELRALLAEYKAAGIKRIVALRGDLPSGMGMASGELRYASDLVEFIRQETGDHFHLEVAAYPEMHPQARNFEIDLANFVHKVKAGADSAITQYFFNADSYFYFVERAQKLGVDIPVVPGIMPITNYSKLARFSDACGAEIPRWIRKQLEAYADDTASIQAFGEEVITRMCEQLLQGGAPGLHFYTLNQAEASLAIWNNLKLPR
- the ahcY gene encoding adenosylhomocysteinase, producing MSAVNTPAGFSDFKVADISLADWGRKEVIIAESEMPALMGLRRKYQAEQPLKGAKIIGCIHMTIQTAVLIETLVALGAEVRWSSCNIFSTQDQAAAAIAAAGIPVFAWKGETEQEYEWCIEQTILKDGQPWDANMVLDDGGDLTEILHKKYPAMLEKIHGVTEETTTGVHRLLDMLAKGELKVPAINVNDSVTKSKNDNKYGCRHSLNDAIKRGTDHLLSGKQALVIGYGDVGKGSAQSLRQEGMIVKVTEVDPICAMQACMDGFEVVSPFKDGINTGTEAGINSDLLGRIDLIVTTTGNVNVCDANMLKALKKRAVVCNIGHFDNEIDTAFMRKNWAWEEVKPQVHKIHRTGAGTFDPQNDDYLILLAEGRLVNLGNATGHPSRIMDGSFANQVLAQIFLFEQKFAELPAAKKAERLTVEVLPKKLDEEVALEMVRGFGGVVTQLTPQQAEYIGVTVEGPFKPHAYRY
- a CDS encoding acyl-CoA thioesterase gives rise to the protein MNFHTRKWVKPEDLNPNGTLFGGSLLRWIDEEAAIYAIVQLGNQRVVTKYMSEINFVSASRQGDIIELGITATEFGRTSITLKCEVRNKITRKAILTVDKMVFVNLGDDGLPAPHGRTEIKYIQDQFPDSAVE